TGAGGGATGTTTCCATATGAGTAAATCCATAAAGAGAAGCCTATGAATTATTATCACGGAAGTCAGAATAGCTGGTATCTCctttggggaaggaaggaaggaagaggtctGAATTCTTGGAGGGCTTTGGCGAGAAGGGCTTCTGGGAGCTGGCACCCCCTACTTCTTGACTTGGGAAGGTGTACATTTGTGTTTGTTTCGCAGTAATtacgttgtgtgtgtgtgttatatgtattttctgGATATATGATCTAacctacaattaaaaaaacataaaaagcattTGAATCAATAAAGAACCACTACAAATTAGAATAATAACCTCAGAGATCTACCTCCTTGATTTTATAAAGAGGCTGAAGCCCATAGAGGATACAAAGCTTGCTCAAGTTCACCTAGCGTGTCTGCAGAAGACACACCTAGTCACACTGCAGAAGAATGAAGTCCAACAGCTCCAACTCGGATCCTCCATCATCTTCCGTCTCTCTGAAGAGGCCTCTTTCTGGATGGTGGGATTTGGGAGCATAGCTATTATGCCAGGGAGTTAGTTCCCTTGTtttgtgaaaaaggaaaagggCAAGTTGGTGGACTGATATGGCGAAGACCTAGTATAAACTGATGAGTACAAACACTTTTTTAAAGGATTAAcatgtttattaatttaaaactGTTAAACACAGTACatgttaatataattatattatcccaaacaaaacaaaacaaaaaaaaacagttaagaaTGGCATTGTTTCACATTTTTGCAAAGTTCTTCAACATTTGGTTTAATAGAAGACGGCTAGATTTTCATATCTGTGTACACAGTCTGTGGCAATACATTGTTTTAATAagtatgtgaaaaaaaatctgtgctcaCATAGATATGTAGCTGTAAGAAGAAGCagtattttaataacattttcaaacaagtatggatattctttttttacactaagattttttattggagtatagctgccttacaaagttgtgttagtttctgctgtacagcaaagctatacatctatatatatatcctctcttttttggatttccttcccatttatgtcatagagcactgagtggagctccctgtgctatacagtaggttctattttatatgtagtatcaatagtgtatatatatcaatcccaatctcccaattcatttcaCCCTCTTCCCCCTTgctgtccatacatttgttctctatgtctgtgtctctatttctgctttccagATAGGATCATctataccacttttctagattccatatatatatgttaatatacaatatttgtttttctctttctgacgtaATTCACTCTGGGTGACAGAgttaggtccatccacatctctacaaatgactcaacttcattcctttttatggctgagtaattacAAACATTTTCAAATGGAATCTTTAAAGCTTTAAATATGCTCCTCcatgtttttggagaaggaaatggcaacccagtccagtactcttgcctgaaaatcccatggatggaggagcctggtaggctgcagtccatggggtcacaaagagttggacacgactgagcgccttcacgtCACTTCACTTCTCCATGTTTTATCTTCATAATGACAAAATTATGGGGAAAATAATACCAGAAATCTCTGGCCACCCTGAGGTCTACAGTTTGACTCATGTTCCATCGGATTTGCAGATAGTATCAAATGAAGCTAGCTTCAAGGGccagggtagggggtggggggaggaaggacAGGGAGCCAGGAAGTCTGCAATTTTATTGACTTATCCACCTGGCCTAGGTGAGACCCTAGCCCTGGGACGGTCAGGAAAGGAACCTCTGCTATCTCTCTGagagcttttttgttttgtttagaggTCAATTACTTCCCATTTGGGAAACTTGTGAACATTAAGAGGTGACTGGAGTGACGGGACTGAACGATGCAGATAAGAGACTGATTGCTTACAGAGCGGCTCCCTGGTGAAAGCCCTGCCTTGGATAAGCTGCTCTCGGTAAGACACACAAAAAGGGGCAGCTTTCAGTGCGAAGGAGAGATTCCAGGACGGAAGATGGGCAGCTGATGGGGTGGGCTTGATGAGCTGAGAGAGGGATGTGTTTTAAAGTGATCCTGACAGGATCACTTAAAGTAGGGAGATGGGAACAGAGAGTTTTCCTTTGCTCTCCTTTCCTTTTGGAAAGAAATCTTAGTGTCCTGTGAATCTCAAATTTCCAAGCTCTTATCTAAGGGAAAAAATCACACGGGTTGCACATGGGCGAGGTTTTGTTATGGGTTTTGCTTGTTTGCTGGGGCCAGTGAATATGCTTGCTACAGCAAGCCagacagcaaaacagaaaatGTCCCAGGTCAATGGAGTATCTTGGGTGTCTGTGAAAACAAGACCCACTCCTGCCTCCCGCTCTCCCTTAGCCAACTGAATGCAGCTTACAAAGTCGCAGAAGCTGCCCTTGAACTGCCTCTCCCACTACTAGAAAATATGAGTCAAGCTTTGGTATGTGCTGGGTTACTTTTCTTCATCCCTAAATCCTAGACCTTCGTCAGTAAGCAGTGTCTTTCCCCCAGTCACCAGGCGAATCCACCTCCTCTAAGCACCTCTCTAGGCATCCCAGCTCACACAggattttcattctttctagagagCTTACTGTCTGTCTGCCCTTGACATGTAGCATATCCCACCTTGTATTTTTAGATGCCCTGCTCATGTTAGTCTCTGGCATGCAGTTAGATAATAAATTCCTTAAGGGCAGCAGCCAAATCTTATTTTCTCTTGTGTTCCATGTTCAGCGATAAGTGAGATACTAATGATTGAACTAAGCTCCCGTCCTCTTCACTTGCAGACTTGACCACAGCCATCGCTCTCCCTCTGGGTGTTTCCATGTGGCACAAAGCCTGGAGGGCGCTGGGAGGCAAGGTCTATTCAGAACAACActgctgtacactggaaactaattcaacattgtattgggttggccaaaaattcccATACAATCttacaaactttttggccaacctaataaatcaactatatatccagaaaagaaagaaacgaAAAGAACACCTGTCTGGTAACCACTCGTTGGGTTGCAAGAGAGTGGAGGGTGAAGAGAATAGCATTTACTAATTTTCTACTCTGTACCAAGTACCTTGCTAGATCCGTACAAGGATGACTTATATTTCTAGGTAAGAACTTTacccaaagaagaacaaaagagtcttaaaaattaacatatagtAGTCTAGAATCTGATCTCAGGGAAATTTAATACAACTTGTTAACAACTGAAGGCCAGAGAGATGGTTGTTCAGTGGCAGTATAGAATTTAACTCAACTGTCATAAATCTAAGGCCAGTGTCCAAGAGTAACTTTTCCTCTTGTAAGGGATAACTCCTGCCCCCAAAGTGAAAGAAGAATGACAACACTCTGACAGATTTCTCATAATGGTGATTTTAATTGTAGTCGCTCTCTTTTCTAGTCTTAGCTTAATTGACCAAGGAGTATTTATTGAGAGTTcccaatttaaaatatacagaccGTACTTTTTAATCCCAGGCATATAAGACTGACTATAATTGAAAGACCCCACAGGGTGGTTTCTAAACACACTTTTATTAACAGATttttatggagaaataaaagagaaaagggatggaagcaaaaagaagagaatgtAAGGAAATTCTAGTAAAGAGAAATATGAGTAATTACACTTGTTCTTAACTTACACGTAAACTTTAAGAGATACAAGCTGTCAATAGTCAGGCATAGTTTACATAGTACCAAGCAGTCTGTGTTTTCCACGTTggtaaaacacacacagacacacggacacacacacacacacaaaactagggcaaattcagaaatgagaaaatgcagggCTGGTACAATTTAAATATTAGAATTCATTAAATAATAGAAGTTAACTTttgatacggagaaggcaatggcaacccactccagtactcttgcctggaaaatcccatggacggaggacccttgtgggccgcagtccatggggtcgctaagagtcgaacacgactgagcgacttcactttgacttttcactttcatgcattggagaaggaaatggcaacccactccagtgttcttgcctggagaatcccagggatgggggagcctggtgggctgccgtctatggggtggcacagagtcggacacgactgaatcgacttagcagcagcagcggcagcaacttTTGATAAGTTAGTGGTCCAGGGGATGAAAATGCATACTTTTTCATtgtcttagggaaaaaaaaaagatatccaagaaaaaaagaaatgagtcttATTTTCCTACTAATACCTACCAAAGACAACTTATTTGATACCCATGTCCCCATTAATAAAATGAGTTTGTTTTCAGTCTTCAGTGAGCGTGGTTTCAAACATATTTGTGCCTGGGGGAGTTATAATTTCTCCTAAAGTTCAGGTTTCCTGCCCATTATGTTAGGACAACTGGAAGCTCCTTACCTGATGGGAAGTTTAGAAGCCTGCTACCTTCTGAAAGAAAATCTATAGGAGCAGGCTGGGAAAGGGGTGGAGAAAGGTAACCCCTCCAAGAGCTGAAAGCAAGTTTCTCTCTCTAGGGAATTCGCTGTGTACTGAAGATTAGAACTTCTGggtttcatttttactttattctaagCTCTTTAGCGGATATCGAGAAGTGGATAAATTCTAATGGCATATACACaagacaaacacacagacacatatatttAGGCTGAGCTGAAAACAGGAGATAAGATGCACTTACAGTGAGGGAAGAACTAGAGAGTGGTGGATACCTTCTAGAGAACAACTGTGGCTCCAGAAAAAAAGCGCTCGCCTAGATTAACACTGAGTCCCACGGAGTGTAGCCCTGGAAGGGGGTGCTCAACGCAGACTAACCCCCACAGGAGCATGTGTCTCGCACAAGTCTTCTTTGCTCCTCGGTCCTCCTCTTCCAGGCTCTTCATCCCTCTCCCCTGGCTcatctcattttctccttctttcccgCCTGTTGCCTTTAATTGAGGGGTCGAGACCCTCTACAACAACCCCATCATCTCGCCATCCTCCGGGGCTGCCGCACACAAATAAAAGAGCCTCGCAGCCCCTGGGGTTGAGGCCTGAAAAGTCTCCTGCCTCAGTACTAATCTGACCCCCGAAACTGTCAGCCACCCTCGGCTTTTCTCCTTCCCGGGTGTCGCTGGGTGGGCGGCTGGCGGAGGCCAGGGTTTGCGTCTTTTGGGAGGAGATCGCCGACAGGGCCTTCAGCTGGATGGCTGCTCGGGGGGCAATTCGCAGTCCCAGGCACCGCTCGGGAGAGAAGTGCCATCGGGTCGCCTGCTTCCTCCTCCGCGGCGGTCCCTCATCCCAGCCGCGACCGGACAGCGGGGAGGCGGGACTGAGCCTCTGGTCAGGGTGGCATATCCGAGATAAGACGCCTCACCAGGCCCTGACACCCTGCAGTGTGGCGGGCAGAGGGCTCTGAGGGCTGGCGCTCGGCCCACCTGCGCCGAAGCCCGAACTGGCCTGGGGGACTGGGGGTGCGGGGCCCGGGGGTGCGCCCGCGTAGCCGCCGCCGTAGCCGGCACAGTAGGGAGCGCCTGCGTAGTGGCCGTAGCAGGAATAGGGCGCCGCTGCGGCCCCGTAGGGGCCGGGGAAAGCGGGAGGGCTAGGTCCCAGGCAGGGCTTGCCATCGCGCACCAGCACGGGCACCGCCACCCGGCGCGGCGCTAGGGGGTGGCCCGCCAGTTCCAGGGACTTGTCCTGGCGCTGTCTCTTGCACTTGTAACGTCGGTTCTGGAACCAGATCTTGACCTGCGTCGACGTGAGCTGCAGCGCGCTGGCCAGATGCTCGCGTTCCGGGGCCGACAGGTACCGTTGCTGCTTGAAACGCCGCTCCAGCGCCAGCACCTGCGCCTGCGAGAAGAGCACGCGCGGCTTCCGCCGGGGCCGTGCAGTGGGATGCTCCGCGCCATCCCCGCGCGCGCCGCCGCCGCTGTCCCCTGCGCCTCGCTCAGGCACCCGGGTCCCGCCGCCGGGGAACGAGGCTCCGCTGAGGACGGACTCTAAAAGTACAGGAAGGAACACCGTCTGCGCCAAAGGCTCACCGGAGCGATTTTTCCAAGGGACGCCCCTCCTCCCTGGTAGCCTTCACCTTGCACGCCGGTCTCTTCCTTCTGCTTACCCTCTCACCCCGTCCCAGGTCGCTCTAAATGTTCCTTTCCCCCAAGTTGTCTCTTTTGTACCCGTGGTGATGATTGGTGCtagtggtttagtccctaagtcgtgtctgactcttgcgatcccatggactgtagcccatcaggctcctctgtccatgggatttctcctggcaagaatactggagtggattgccatttccttctccaggggatcttctggatccaggtgTTGAAttcaggtcgcctgcattgcaggcggcttctttaccgaCTGAGACACCAGGGGAGCATAATGCAAGTTATGactctctctgtttctcagtGTACAGCCGATTCCCCAAAGTTAGACTCTTGATCAAGACTCtaagcttcattttcttcttagaaTGTCTGTATCTGAGCTATTCACTTTGACTGCAATTCTCAAGTGTGGGTAAGTTTGGGGAAACATTTACTGCCAGTCTATAAGATAGAGATTAACTTTAGATTGCTCATAGTGAAGAGAGAGAGCGAGCCTGGTTATCTATTGTGGCCCCTGCTTCTAATGCAAGTGCTGGGGCTCCAGTGCTACCCACCTTTACTGACATCCTCGCTTCTTTTATCATCAGGGACCCACCCCGTGTTTCTCGAACACGATGCTTTGTAATccaaattaacaaaacaaaataatttttggcTCCTGATTCTTGGCTCAGAAACTAAGGTTCTCTTTGCAAGTATATAAATTTGAGATCCACATttggctctttttttaaaaagtgggctcTTTGCTctttgggacctccctggcaagCAGGTAGCATTGGCTCCTCCCTGACTTCCTGTTTGGAAGAGGCAGAGCTCCTCGAATATCACCCCAGGGCAGCTGTGCCCAGCCCGGCAAAATGCAAGCTTCCTTTCCTTTTATCGTACTCTCTCCTATTttggcaaagctctgtttttACCCAAGGATAAGaagggaggcttcccaggtggctcagtggttaaaaaaaaaaatttgcctgcattgCTTGGCAGTGCAAGAAATGTAGGAGACtcggtttctatccctgggtcagaaagattcccctggagaaggaaatggcaacccactccagtattcttgcctggagaatcccacggacagaggcgcctggcagctgacagtccatggggtcgaaaagagtcagacacaactgagtgacggagCAAGAACAAGCAGGGAGGCAGTGCTAAGTTTTCATGAAATTCATGAGAGGAGAAAACCGGAACGTGGAGTGATGCGTGTGCGTGGTGAGGTAGAGCACGATGCTCCTAATTACAGCCAGTGCTGTCGGAACCGGCTCAAATCCACAGCCAGCTGGCACAGTCTCCCGCGGGATGGAACTGTTTGGCATTTCAGATTGAGGAAACAAGACCTTCCCTCCGCGAAGCCTGTGTTCAGACAAACTGAGAACATCTCTCCccacaaagaggaaaaatattgaCAAGGGTTTGTTTTCTTAGCAAATCAAAATGTAACTACTGGCCTTCAGTGACTCTGTGGAGCCAGCAAGACCCCATTTGGGAGTTGCTGACCACTCAGGCCGAGGGACTTCAGGCCACCTCAATCCCTCCTGGTCACAGTTTGGAGTCCCTGTCACCCTGTGTCTCCCTCCTGGTCACAGTTTGGAGTCCCTGTCACCCTGTGTCCCTGAAAGCAAGGTGGGGATGGCGGAGGAGCACAGAGTCCCCCAGGAGTGTCTCTTCCACATGTAATCAGTGGCTGCCATGGCCCCTGGGCTTTGATCCTGGAGCCAGACCAGGCCACTTCTCATTGTCACTGCCCCAGGTGTGGCAGCAGAGGAGGAGTGCACTGCAGTGTCTTCAGCTTCGAGGTGATAGCAAGAGTCAGAGGAGTGTGACGCTTCTTCAGCAAAGCCAAAATGAAAGGTCAGTTGGCTGAGCAGCACTGGGGGAGTTGAGGGCTTAGAGTCTGCTGCAGAATATTCACAGGTTTCTTTAAGAACACAACAAAGTATACGTTTCTCCAGGCTCCTGGctgttgttgtgttgttgttcagtcacgttgtgtctgactcttttcgaccccatggactgcagcactccaggcttctctgtccttcagtatctctcagagtttgctcaaacttcacTAAAcacatgatgccatccaaccatctcatcatctgtcatccctttctcctcctgccctcaatctttcccagcatcaggatgttttccaatgagttgactcttcacattaggtggccagagtggagttggagtttcagcttcagcatcaatccttccaatgaatatccagggttgatttcctttaggattgactggtttgatctccttgcagttcaagggactctcgagtcttctaaCTCCAAACtagcatctttattttcttcatgtggTTAGGTTGAGGCTCAAATAGAGTGGCTGTGGCATAGCCTGGGTGAGGAGACCTGACCTGTGAGGATCATCCTGAAGCCCCCAGACCTGCATGAAGGCTGGGAACTGAGACGCAGAGTTTGGCAAGAGAAAGAGTGGCTTTTTCATCCCTCAGACTGTTGAGTCTCCCCTGCCAAAGCTTCCCGGATGGCAGGAGCCAACCCATCACAAGCCCTCTCCACCTCTTCCCTCCCTGCAGCTGGACGCAGATCCCTgggtctgtctgccaatgcacaGGTTGTGCCTTTGGAGACCAGACGCTGAGACTCTGCTGAAATCTTCTGTCTCCCAGAGCAGCTAAAACTCGAGCTGCCCTTACTGAGCTGCAGTCAGAGGAACTACTGGGCTGGCCACTCAGCAAGCCCCAAGAAAAGACTGGGCTGGGACTGATCCCAGAGCCTAACAGAGTTTCCTCTCCCAAAGCGCCCAGCTGCTTTGATGGCTACACTTTTGGCAGATGGTCTAGGGTAGAGAGAGACAAGGAGATGGCAGGAAAAGCTGGTGGTGATGAAGCACAGCTAAGATACTGCAGAGGGTCTTGCTGTAAGAAAGAAGctatgctctgtgatgacctagaggggtaggatgggagggaggttcagagagaggggatatatgtatacttatgacagATTAACtcttgttgtatggcagaaatcaacacaacattgtaaagtaataatcctccaattaaaaataaatttataaaaaggaagagaaactggAATTTCTGGGAACTGCCTCAGTGAGTAGGGGGGAATGTGTTTCTGGGAATCATGTAGGACAGGCTGTGGAAATCGTGAGCCCCCAAGATTCAGGACCTTGTTTTCGTTCAGATGTCTGGAGGGGATGGTAGAGGGGGCTGAAAGCCCAGTCCTTCTGACTCTTCTAGTGAAGAAAAATAGGGCCGGGAAGACCAGGAGATGAGTGTCCCCTACAAACGCCAATTGGTAATGATCTAACCCCACTCCTTGGTCTCCCTGTAAGATCCAAAACCCCAGCTCCTACTCACCTGGCTCACCCACCGGTTTAGCGTCCATCTCTGTGACTAACTCACAGGGACCCCCGGAAGGCTCCGACgcttcctgccttctgtcttcgCTGTCTGCGCTCCGGATGCTGGGGACCTCGGACCCTCGCTGTTCTGGGACCGGTCGCAGGTACTGAAAGTTTTCCGGGCTCCTCGGTGTCCTCTGGAGTTGCAAGGCATCCGGGCCGAGATGCTCACGCTCCAGGCTCAGGATGTCATTGACCGAAAAGGGAGTGGAGGTGACGGGGTTCAGTAACATCACAAAGGCggaaggggcggggctggggcgtCCCTGGTCCCCACAGAGCGGAGCGCCCAGAGCTTTCCGTTTTGTTGCTGCAGACCCCGCAGACTCAAGATCTGCGACAGACGCCCAGCGTCCCGGATTGCGCCTTCCCTCTGGACCATCCTTGCCAGACGACTGACCCGGAGAACTGAGTGACAAAACCGCGGAACCCCATTGGTTCTTGCAGAATCCACGTGTTAACTTAGCATCATCCCCTCCCGCCAACCGCCCACCCGCCGCAGTCCTTTCTTCTCTGCCCTCCTAATTTCTCACCAACCTCCAGCCACTTTCCGGAAGGTTTGGGTTTTCAAAAGCaaggaaaaggggagagagggTGCGCGCGGCTCGCATGTAACGTGAATACATTACAAACCAGAGCTTCCGAAGTCAACCATGGGTCCCTCGGGACTCTCCTAGAAAGTGTGCGGAGATGGGGGTGGAACCCTTGCTCTGCAACCCGAGTCGGTCCCTCGCGACCTGGCTGGAAAACTCTAGAGCGAGACCTCTGGGCACGCGCAGAATTGGAGCTGAACGCGGGAGTCTTGGTGCGCGCACAGTCGGGGCCTAACGGCTGGGAGCTCCTTCCAGGGAGCAGAAGCTGGATCCTGGAGGAGTGAGTCTTGACCGTCCACGGCCAAGACTGATGTGGAACTGTCTCATTTATAGCCGAGTCGGGTGCGGGAAAGCGAGACCTGCCACTTCCCAGGAGGGACCTCTCAGCCCTGGAGCTAAGAAAGGCTCCGAGGGAGACTCTGGCCTCTTAGCAGGCTCGCGAGTGGgtggagaggaggaaaggaacagCTCTCGCCCCGGTGTAGGTGCCAGACAGGGGCTCACTTTACCTTTCACGACTCTaagttccttcttttcctcccctAATTTATCTTCCCCAAAGTTGTCTTGAGTGTGTGAGCATGCGTGTAGGAACGCGGCGCCCCATGAAAGGGTGCTAGTTTTGACTAGCATCAAATCTTCAGAAAAGATCCTTGGACACAGCCAGCGCCGAATAAAGACAGCCTGTGTGtacagtgaaggaaatggcaaagaattccagtattcttgccttggtaatcctacggacagaggagcctggtgggctacagtccatggggtcgcaaagagtcggacacatctgagcggCTAAGCTCGCACGTTGGTGTGTACAGTCGTTAGGAACAGGCAGGTGGAGTCCACAGACCCGGACTCGCTCTGGAACGTATCAACTGTAGGCTTTGGGCAAAGTATTTACTCTTCCAATCTCAGgcgtaaagaaaaaaaataaaaaaggagataaGAATAAGACCATAATAGGATGactgtggcaacccactccagtattcttgcctggagaatcccagggacaagaggagcctaatgggctgccgtctatggggtggcacagagtctgacacgactgaagcgatgtagcagcagcagcagcagcaacaggatgactgtgagaattaaatgagattatgtgtgtgtatgaaactGTAAGGATTATGAATACTTATACTACATGGTTCAGTCAAACATAATTCGAGGTCAACAGTCAGAGCAGAGAatctaagaaatttaaaaaaaatttaaaattttaaatccaaaTGAGACCTCATTAGAGTTCTTTTTGGAAATTCagataaaatgtttctctgtgggagaggtagagggtgggatgatttgggagaatggcattgaaatatgtataatatcatatatgaaacgagtcgccagtccaggttcgatgcacgatactggatgcttggggctggtgctctgggaagacccagagggatagtatggggagggaggagggaggagggaggagggttcaggatggggagcacatgtatacctggggcagattcattttgatatatggcaaaaccaatacaatattgtaaagttaaataaaaaaaaaaaagaacaagttaaaaaaaaagaatttcagtaaattgaaaaaaaaatgtttcttaaataaatCGTCTTTGGAGAGCTGGATATTGTAAGAAATGACTGGGAATGATTATTTCCTGAAACCTGGATAAACTGTGTACATCTCCCCAGTCTAGTGGGCACAAAATTTCTTGcaaaaattaatgtaaatttgATGGTTCTGCCAAGAAATGATTTCTATATACTGTATCGTTTGATCTTTACATCAAAGACATACCCaagtgttttctctcttttctttccttattgagGAATTGAAATCACAGAAGCTAAGCAACTCAGGAGGTGACCCAACTCCTCAATGGCAGGGCAAACAGGGACTTCTGTTTTGCCAAAACAaaatcctcccacctccctgagaCATGGCTTTGCCCTCAGAGATGTCAAAATCTTTCAATGACccataaatgtatttaaatgtttttatttcatgattATAATAGTCATGCACACTTTGGAAAAACTAAGGAAAAGTTGAAAAGAGCATAAGCTCCATATAGAGATGATATTTTAGCTCTCTTAAGTATGTATTTCTGCATGTATGAGCTCATAAGGTAGATGcaagcttatatttttaaaatttactttatacTCATGTCTAGCTTCAATAGAGTTTttacagttatatttttaaatggcaatgCAATAGTCCATGTTATggctggccacctgattcaaagatcCGACTCATGTGgggcagttcatggagtcgcaaaaaacCAGACACtccttagccactgaacaacagtgaaTGAACCGTAATAAACTTTATAATTTTAGATTATAGCGATTTATTTTTCTGTCGCTGCGAATAGTTCTTCAAAGAACATCCTCGTCaacattttggattattttctagGGATAAATATTAGAATAAACAATGAATCAAGTAATACAATGCTCCTAAAATACATTCCACGACTTCCTAGAAAAGCAGTATTAAGGTATCCTCCTTTCAGAGGTACAAGCGATAGGTATGTGAATATTTATAACAACCACCGGGGCACCCAAAAGATGGCGAATTTCTTTATAGAACTTTTCCATTCAGAGCACGTGGTGTGGGCGCTCCTCCTACTTCGCTCCCACATCTGGCTCAGTCCTCGCCTTCCAAGCTTGGCTGGGAGTGGATCCTGTTAAAAATTTTAAGCCGCAAACCTGCCAGCGCGTTATTCTAGCGTGGAATTCTCTTGGCGAACTGCCGCGCTCAAGGAAGTCATAGAAGAAAGAACATCTTGAGAGAAATTGGCATCAGCAGCCATAAGTTAAAATCCTGCTCTCAGGTCCCCAGTTTGCTGCAGGGATCAATCGAGATCTGGGACATGGGAAGGATTCCCAACCCCTCCCAAGCGGTGCAAACACGAATCTTCGTTACCGAAAGGGCTCAGGCTGCCCCAGGCAAATCCGAAGTGCGCTGGGCCACCGCGGCCGCGAGATCAGCGGGAGCAGAACCTGCACCTCAGTGCTCGGGGCTTGGCTCCCAGAGTCACCTCTGCGGCTTAAGATCACCGGTTCCCAGGACATCGAGGCAAACCCGCCGAGCCTCCCCTACCCCTACCCTTTCCTCCGGATTCAGCGCCAGGGCGCACAGAGCCGCGCACAGGAGAGTGCAACAGAGGCGCCGATCACGTCCCTTCCAGGTCAATCTGTTGCCGCCGCGTCAGGAGCAGCCGGCGGCCGGAGGAGAGCTCGAGCACCGGCGGTCTGCAGGAGCGCGGGCGTCCGGGAGGGGAGCAGAGTGACCAGGCCCGGcgtggacagaaaagcctggagtcCCGGCTCTTACGCGCAGCCTGGTACTCAGCGCAGCCTGGACTAGGtggtgcagtgtgtgtgtgtgtgtgtgtgcgcgcgcgcgcgcgcgtgtgtgtgtgcgtcccTTGGGCCCGAGTGGAGCAGCCACCATC
This portion of the Bubalus bubalis isolate 160015118507 breed Murrah chromosome 3, NDDB_SH_1, whole genome shotgun sequence genome encodes:
- the NKX2-6 gene encoding homeobox protein Nkx-2.6; its protein translation is MLLNPVTSTPFSVNDILSLEREHLGPDALQLQRTPRSPENFQYLRPVPEQRGSEVPSIRSADSEDRRQEASEPSGGPCELVTEMDAKPVGEPESVLSGASFPGGGTRVPERGAGDSGGGARGDGAEHPTARPRRKPRVLFSQAQVLALERRFKQQRYLSAPEREHLASALQLTSTQVKIWFQNRRYKCKRQRQDKSLELAGHPLAPRRVAVPVLVRDGKPCLGPSPPAFPGPYGAAAAPYSCYGHYAGAPYCAGYGGGYAGAPPGPAPPVPQASSGFGAGGPSASPQSPLPATLQGVRAW